The sequence below is a genomic window from Nitrosomonas sp..
GCGTTGCTCAAGACAGAGGATTGCTAACCATTTGCAAGCAGCCAATGGATAAATTTAATTGCAAGCAAGGTTTCGGAGTTAATACTATTCGTATAAGGCGGTAAACAAAACGTTACCGCCTTAAATGTAAAGTCCTGTAATCAGTCAATTATTTCCAGGTTCACACGGGCTCTGCCTGCCTTGATAAAATCCAGTTCTTTTGCCGCGCTTTTACTGACGTCGATAATATTCTTGTTGCGGGTCGCCATCCGGTCATTGATTGTTACGATAACACTGCGATCATTTTCAAGATTGGTGACTTTGACACGGGTGCCGAATTTTATTTTTTTATGGGCTGCGGTGAGTTTGTTTTGATCGAAAATCTCATTGTTTGCAGTTTTTCTTCCCTGAAATACATCACTGTAATGCACTG
It includes:
- a CDS encoding septal ring lytic transglycosylase RlpA family protein, which codes for MNINFRSVLITGALIASLVSTGALAETGYAVHYSDVFQGRKTANNEIFDQNKLTAAHKKIKFGTRVKVTNLENDRSVIVTINDRMATRNKNIIDVSKSAAKELDFIKAGRARVNLEIID